The Deinococcus seoulensis genome has a segment encoding these proteins:
- a CDS encoding DUF4357 domain-containing protein, producing MPSAPDRIREAVTHIQDWLTHTPNPGEAIVRQAIVLRLLHAAGFDIWNPAEVVPEETNATGNRADFLIRTGHGAFALELKGMNVTLGAAHYQQAATYAVNEGTRWAIVTNGRVWAVLDEHLPGRWEDRVALKLELGQEGQTFAGDLAALLDVDAWRSGRFPDALHGIRQRQQQRLDEARIRREKTPVVEQVRQQFGIATFELAAQAAAEMNRITEAERDVLLGRSISVPTPDDQTPNAQTQDAQTPDAQCVLFSYRTKTALAHAEYRPAAGTWTVLAGSTALNRIQGDGSNAQALRRRREQQLSDGVLRELDGTLLRFEQDVVFDSPSMAAVAVSGASKNGWVCWKDAAGQLADAYRAAPVP from the coding sequence ATGCCCAGCGCGCCAGACCGCATCCGGGAAGCCGTGACCCACATCCAGGACTGGCTGACCCACACCCCCAACCCCGGCGAGGCCATCGTCCGGCAGGCCATCGTGCTGCGCCTCCTGCACGCCGCCGGATTCGACATCTGGAACCCCGCCGAAGTCGTCCCCGAAGAAACGAACGCCACAGGCAACCGCGCCGACTTCCTGATCCGCACCGGGCACGGCGCGTTCGCACTGGAACTCAAGGGCATGAACGTCACCCTGGGCGCCGCCCACTACCAGCAGGCCGCCACGTACGCCGTCAACGAGGGCACCCGCTGGGCCATCGTCACGAACGGCCGCGTCTGGGCCGTGCTCGACGAGCACCTGCCGGGCCGCTGGGAGGACCGCGTGGCCCTGAAACTCGAACTCGGGCAGGAAGGCCAGACCTTCGCAGGCGACCTCGCCGCGCTGCTCGACGTGGACGCCTGGCGCTCAGGGCGCTTCCCGGACGCCCTGCACGGCATCCGCCAGCGGCAGCAGCAGCGGCTCGACGAGGCCCGCATCCGCCGCGAGAAGACCCCGGTGGTCGAACAGGTCCGGCAGCAGTTCGGGATTGCCACCTTCGAACTCGCCGCGCAGGCCGCCGCCGAGATGAACCGCATCACCGAGGCCGAACGCGACGTGCTGCTGGGCCGGTCGATCAGCGTACCGACGCCGGACGATCAGACGCCGAACGCTCAGACGCAGGATGCTCAGACGCCGGACGCTCAGTGCGTGCTGTTCAGTTACCGCACGAAAACGGCGCTGGCCCACGCGGAATACCGTCCCGCTGCTGGCACGTGGACAGTCCTGGCCGGAAGCACCGCACTGAACCGCATTCAGGGTGACGGCTCAAACGCGCAGGCCCTGCGCCGCCGCCGCGAACAGCAACTCTCAGACGGCGTACTGCGTGAACTGGACGGCACGCTGCTGCGCTTCGAGCAGGACGTCGTGTTCGACAGTCCCAGCATGGCGGCCGTGGCAGTCTCGGGAGCATCCAAGAATGGCTGGGTGTGCTGGAAAGATGCCGCAGGGCAGCTGGCAGATGCATACCGCGCTGCCCCGGTGCCCTGA
- a CDS encoding NAD(P)H-binding protein translates to MILVTAATGNVGRELVPQLLAAGQQVRAGTRHPQKASFPTGAHATHFDFGDETSVREAATGVQGVYLIVPETVDTETLKRTLNVMKEAGVNHVVLQSGFGAEQGDNPLGEAEDAVRDSGLTWTVLRPNWFMQNYNQMFRRGIRDRHEFAEPAGEQRTSFIDTRDIAAAAVIVLTQPGHDAREYPLTGPHSIDRHAVAAALSSALGHTITYRPVDDDGFVDFLVSTGESDEEEARGIASIYPPIRAGDTAPTTPDLHTLTGSTGHTIEDFAQHYRQDWLMADG, encoded by the coding sequence ATGATTCTCGTCACAGCCGCCACCGGTAACGTCGGGCGCGAACTCGTGCCCCAGCTTCTGGCCGCCGGACAGCAGGTCCGCGCAGGCACCCGCCACCCGCAGAAGGCGTCGTTCCCGACCGGCGCGCACGCCACGCACTTCGACTTCGGCGACGAGACCAGCGTCCGCGAGGCCGCCACCGGCGTGCAGGGCGTGTACCTGATCGTTCCGGAAACCGTGGACACAGAAACCCTGAAACGCACCCTGAACGTCATGAAGGAAGCGGGCGTGAACCACGTCGTGCTGCAATCCGGATTCGGCGCCGAGCAGGGCGACAACCCGCTGGGCGAGGCCGAGGACGCCGTCCGTGACAGCGGCCTGACCTGGACGGTCCTGCGCCCCAACTGGTTCATGCAGAACTACAACCAGATGTTCCGGCGCGGCATCCGCGACCGCCACGAGTTCGCCGAACCCGCCGGAGAGCAACGCACCAGCTTCATCGACACGCGCGACATCGCCGCCGCCGCCGTGATCGTCCTCACGCAACCCGGCCACGACGCCCGCGAATACCCCCTGACCGGCCCGCACTCCATCGACCGGCACGCCGTCGCCGCCGCCCTCAGCAGCGCCCTGGGCCACACCATCACCTACCGCCCCGTCGACGACGACGGCTTCGTGGACTTCCTGGTCTCCACCGGCGAGAGCGACGAGGAAGAAGCGCGCGGCATCGCCTCCATCTACCCGCCCATCCGCGCCGGCGACACCGCCCCCACCACCCCCGACCTGCACACCCTGACCGGCAGCACCGGCCACACCATCGAGGACTTCGCGCAGCACTACCGGCAGGACTGGTTGATGGCTGATGGCTGA
- a CDS encoding DUF4384 domain-containing protein, whose product MKKAALLLAVLATVTLGTPATAAPRLSAQSIIVNPVPTDLSVRVWVDRDPGGNGTPTYRVGDEIRIAATVNEDAYVYLFNVNPDGTTDQILPNHLSGTHYVRAGQTRTFPAPGDDFVFNVSGPRGLNKVLVIASRTELNLSQLSSYRSGEAFATVKPTTTPGFAQALSIVVNPIAQPVPQQNWTSDTVRYTVGR is encoded by the coding sequence ATGAAGAAAGCTGCCCTGCTCCTCGCCGTCCTCGCCACCGTCACCCTGGGCACGCCCGCCACCGCCGCGCCCAGACTCAGCGCGCAGAGCATCATCGTCAACCCCGTCCCCACCGACCTCAGCGTCCGCGTGTGGGTGGACCGGGACCCCGGCGGGAACGGCACGCCCACCTACCGCGTCGGCGACGAGATCCGCATCGCCGCCACCGTCAACGAGGACGCGTACGTGTACCTGTTCAACGTCAACCCCGACGGCACCACCGACCAGATCCTCCCCAACCACCTCAGCGGCACCCACTACGTCCGCGCCGGACAGACCCGCACCTTCCCCGCGCCCGGCGACGACTTCGTGTTCAACGTCAGCGGCCCGCGCGGCCTGAACAAGGTCCTGGTCATCGCCAGCCGCACCGAACTGAACCTCAGCCAGCTCAGCTCCTACCGCAGCGGCGAGGCGTTCGCCACCGTGAAACCCACCACCACCCCCGGCTTCGCGCAGGCCCTGAGCATCGTCGTGAACCCCATCGCGCAGCCCGTGCCGCAGCAGAACTGGACCAGCGACACCGTCCGATACACCGTCGGCCGCTGA
- a CDS encoding glycerophosphodiester phosphodiesterase, with translation MKPLLLGHRGTPRLHTENTLAGFQAAMDAGLDGVELDVRRLMDGTLVIHHDPALKGGGSLPEMNAADLPAHVPTLDAALAWAADTGAFVNVEIKFEGARPDDRVHRTLDAIRAHGLSRGVIVSSFSPLVLDAARHHAPEIERGFLFHRAYRVGPLDLVPLVMRRVQAAAMHPMHPLIDDALMAQARAHGWRVNTWTVNDAAQVARLKALGVDALIGDLPDVLLTAR, from the coding sequence ATGAAGCCGCTTCTGCTGGGTCACCGTGGCACGCCCCGACTGCACACCGAGAACACCCTGGCGGGGTTTCAGGCGGCGATGGACGCCGGTCTGGACGGCGTGGAACTGGATGTGCGCCGCCTGATGGACGGCACGCTGGTCATTCATCACGATCCGGCCCTGAAGGGGGGTGGGTCGCTGCCCGAGATGAACGCCGCCGACCTGCCCGCGCACGTGCCGACGCTGGACGCCGCGCTGGCGTGGGCGGCGGACACGGGGGCGTTCGTGAACGTGGAGATCAAGTTCGAGGGTGCGCGACCCGATGACCGCGTGCACCGGACGCTGGACGCCATTCGCGCGCACGGCCTGTCGCGCGGCGTGATCGTCAGTTCGTTCAGTCCGCTGGTGCTGGACGCCGCGCGGCATCACGCGCCGGAGATCGAGCGGGGGTTCCTGTTCCACCGGGCGTACCGGGTGGGACCGCTGGACCTCGTGCCACTGGTGATGCGGCGCGTGCAGGCGGCGGCCATGCACCCCATGCATCCGCTGATCGACGACGCCCTGATGGCCCAGGCCCGCGCGCACGGCTGGCGCGTGAACACCTGGACCGTGAACGACGCCGCGCAGGTGGCCCGCCTGAAAGCGCTGGGTGTGGACGCCCTGATCGGCGACCTGCCGGACGTGCTGCTGACCGCCCGCTGA